The Williamsia sp. DF01-3 genome has a window encoding:
- a CDS encoding DUF3068 domain-containing protein, which translates to MPYLSGHLGIRRELTINRFLAPALIFFGVAAVTAAIAVPVWLVPQLKVVPLDLDITTVAVSQPAGITDDDELPAKVFDRCSVSGPRAEVFDAHLTQQRRTVVIEPSDADQVTVQSGQTVRIDRIRDGDEIVEPDVAAVDSARTCSDGVLTGNIDVVSINRETSKPNGEIHRLHTVQAPAGVRTIEDESNFVEAPREGFQYKFGFDVEKSEYPYYDVNTRQDVPAKFVGETKINGLTAYEFVSEVPEIDQVQLETPSGEPAPGTSLEMPASWWGIEGVPADEKIVMDRFATATRHVWVEPKTGTVLRGLEEQHQYFKSPGWEDPGLAQPVRDFRMDVFKATMAWDSATEDRQSDKASGYVDQLRWGGVIIPAIVGTIGGISLIAGIVLLIRRRSDRPTGGQNLAG; encoded by the coding sequence TTGCCATACTTGTCGGGCCACCTCGGCATCCGAAGGGAGCTCACAATCAACAGGTTTCTGGCGCCCGCGCTGATCTTTTTCGGCGTCGCGGCCGTGACCGCTGCCATTGCCGTCCCGGTCTGGTTGGTCCCCCAGCTCAAGGTGGTGCCGCTTGATCTCGACATCACCACCGTGGCGGTGTCGCAGCCGGCCGGAATCACCGACGACGACGAACTGCCGGCAAAGGTCTTCGACCGCTGTTCGGTGTCCGGTCCACGCGCCGAGGTGTTCGACGCGCACCTCACCCAGCAGCGCCGCACCGTGGTCATCGAACCGTCTGACGCCGATCAGGTGACCGTTCAGTCCGGGCAGACCGTGCGGATCGACCGCATCCGCGACGGCGACGAGATCGTCGAGCCGGATGTTGCTGCTGTCGACAGCGCCCGCACGTGTTCCGACGGTGTGCTCACCGGCAACATCGATGTCGTCTCGATCAACCGGGAGACGAGCAAGCCGAACGGCGAGATCCACCGCCTGCACACTGTGCAGGCGCCGGCCGGCGTTCGAACCATCGAGGACGAGAGCAACTTCGTGGAGGCGCCGCGAGAGGGCTTCCAGTACAAGTTCGGCTTCGATGTCGAGAAGTCGGAGTACCCGTACTACGACGTCAACACCCGCCAGGACGTCCCGGCCAAGTTCGTCGGCGAGACGAAGATCAACGGACTCACCGCGTACGAGTTCGTGAGCGAGGTGCCCGAGATCGATCAGGTGCAGCTCGAGACCCCCAGCGGCGAACCCGCACCAGGGACGTCACTCGAGATGCCTGCGAGCTGGTGGGGCATCGAAGGTGTGCCTGCCGACGAGAAGATCGTGATGGACCGCTTTGCGACTGCCACGCGGCATGTGTGGGTGGAACCGAAGACGGGAACCGTCTTGCGCGGACTCGAAGAGCAGCACCAGTACTTCAAGTCGCCGGGTTGGGAAGATCCGGGTCTCGCCCAGCCCGTCCGCGACTTCCGGATGGACGTCTTCAAGGCGACGATGGCCTGGGATTCGGCAACCGAGGACCGGCAGTCGGACAAAGCCTCCGGCTATGTCGATCAGCTCCGATGGGGTGGTGTCATCATCCCGGCGATTGTGGGAACGATCGGCGGCATCTCGCTGATCGCGGGCATCGTGCTGCTGATCCGCCGTCGTTCTGACAGGCCCACGGGTGGTCAGAACCTCGCCGGCTGA
- a CDS encoding FAD-binding oxidoreductase, with translation MGATVAAQGADAIRELNAALPGRVHEPGTDAYRGALGRIFFPDAARRHPLCVVQPTSVSEVAAAVTIAERSGNTVTVRGGGLSSNCVADQSIMIDLSAHMNGAQTHGDTVIVGGGASVGTMLDALAPGRIVPVGISQHAGFGLVTRGGVGYYTRSLGLTLDHLVAVELVLPSGEVVQLSETSTGRNADLWWAVRGCAPPFGVVTSATLNSHHAGPMWVHRTVVGLDALAAYFRVAPEVPRHTMMGAVLGYTDLTPGEPVMLLFTTCASQDTADIDESRRAATAVMDASKQVHYRSEMSGRYLSGLPEYTPPGAGGAEPSPLSLPEPADARGSFFGKAVFTGPTLDASVADALATQIAAAPTPACRIDFQQTGGALADVGDTDTAFWGRSAEWNIPLNAIWSDPSDEQACLSWANETLAALSGHITGVYSVEVRPGFAETEAEIDAAFGGNLERLRGLRDQIDPAGVFGTYPL, from the coding sequence ATGGGGGCCACCGTGGCGGCTCAGGGCGCCGATGCGATCCGCGAGCTGAATGCGGCGTTGCCAGGCCGGGTGCACGAACCTGGAACGGACGCTTACCGCGGCGCGCTGGGACGGATCTTCTTTCCGGATGCAGCCCGGCGTCACCCGCTGTGCGTGGTGCAGCCGACCTCCGTGAGCGAGGTGGCCGCGGCCGTCACCATCGCCGAACGGTCGGGCAATACGGTCACCGTGCGAGGCGGCGGACTGAGTTCGAACTGCGTCGCCGATCAGTCGATCATGATCGATCTGTCGGCCCATATGAACGGTGCGCAAACTCACGGCGACACGGTCATCGTCGGTGGGGGAGCGAGCGTGGGCACCATGCTCGATGCTCTCGCCCCTGGACGCATCGTCCCGGTCGGGATCTCACAGCACGCCGGGTTCGGGTTGGTCACACGCGGTGGGGTCGGCTATTACACCCGCAGCCTCGGGCTGACCCTCGACCATCTCGTCGCCGTGGAGCTGGTCCTGCCCTCCGGCGAGGTGGTGCAGCTGTCCGAGACCAGTACCGGCCGGAACGCAGACCTCTGGTGGGCGGTTCGGGGGTGCGCGCCACCGTTCGGCGTCGTCACCTCGGCCACCCTGAACTCGCATCACGCGGGCCCGATGTGGGTGCACCGAACTGTGGTGGGTCTGGACGCTCTCGCCGCGTATTTCCGCGTCGCACCAGAGGTGCCGAGGCACACGATGATGGGTGCAGTGCTCGGCTACACCGACCTGACGCCGGGAGAACCGGTGATGCTGCTGTTCACCACGTGCGCCAGTCAAGACACCGCCGACATCGACGAGTCACGAAGGGCAGCAACGGCTGTCATGGATGCGTCGAAACAGGTGCACTACCGTTCGGAGATGTCGGGCCGCTACCTCTCGGGCCTGCCCGAATACACCCCGCCTGGTGCGGGCGGTGCCGAACCGTCGCCGCTCTCGCTGCCCGAACCCGCCGACGCCAGGGGATCGTTCTTCGGCAAGGCCGTGTTCACCGGCCCCACACTCGATGCGTCGGTCGCGGACGCGCTCGCAACACAGATTGCCGCCGCACCTACACCGGCCTGCCGTATCGACTTCCAGCAGACCGGGGGCGCTCTCGCCGATGTCGGTGACACCGACACAGCCTTCTGGGGGCGGTCAGCAGAATGGAACATCCCGCTCAACGCGATCTGGTCGGATCCGTCTGACGAACAAGCATGTCTGTCCTGGGCGAACGAAACGCTGGCCGCCCTGTCCGGGCACATCACCGGTGTCTACAGCGTGGAAGTCCGTCCCGGATTCGCCGAGACAGAAGCCGAGATCGATGCCGCGTTCGGTGGGAACCTCGAGCGCCTGCGCGGGCTGCGAGACCAGATCGACCCCGCCGGAGTCTTCGGTACCTACCCGCTGTGA
- a CDS encoding alpha/beta fold hydrolase: MGHLRLGAVLAASVSVLVLAFLVPVPAYAAPTEESTLPGVNQFTSCTPAPEHQRPVVLVHGNGSGMAATWRTLSKRLSDSGFCVFALDYGRHQPGSDENLLDLAGGSDIGESADVLAAFISKVRSATAADKVDVVAHSMGALTARHYLKFVERNTIHTVVSVGGTNHGSTFESNTDLPLGSNSEIRRQAVAAGLPADEVLAATVGPAYAQQMAGSSFLTQLNAGGDTVPGVDYVAVATRGDRVVTPPESAFLTAGPDATVRNVWVQDGCPGLAVDHMGLTTHPRSLWLIHTALDPDHADTNPAPCP, translated from the coding sequence ATGGGTCACCTACGTCTGGGTGCCGTACTGGCCGCATCTGTTTCGGTACTCGTGTTGGCCTTTTTGGTGCCTGTCCCGGCGTACGCCGCGCCTACCGAGGAGTCGACCCTCCCCGGCGTCAACCAGTTCACCTCGTGCACGCCGGCACCCGAACATCAACGACCCGTGGTCTTGGTCCACGGCAACGGGTCCGGTATGGCCGCGACCTGGCGGACGTTGTCGAAGCGGCTCTCCGACTCCGGCTTCTGCGTGTTTGCGCTCGACTACGGACGTCATCAGCCCGGTAGCGATGAGAACCTCCTTGACCTCGCCGGCGGAAGCGACATCGGGGAGTCAGCGGACGTGCTTGCCGCGTTCATCAGCAAGGTGCGATCGGCGACGGCGGCCGACAAGGTCGACGTGGTCGCCCATTCGATGGGCGCACTCACTGCACGCCACTACCTCAAGTTCGTGGAGCGCAACACCATTCACACTGTGGTGAGCGTCGGCGGCACCAACCACGGATCGACCTTCGAATCGAACACGGACCTGCCCCTTGGTTCCAACTCGGAGATACGCAGGCAGGCCGTCGCCGCCGGACTGCCCGCCGACGAGGTGCTCGCCGCGACCGTCGGTCCCGCGTACGCCCAGCAAATGGCCGGGTCGTCTTTCCTCACGCAGCTGAACGCCGGGGGCGACACCGTACCCGGGGTGGATTACGTGGCGGTGGCAACCCGCGGCGACAGGGTGGTCACCCCGCCGGAGTCGGCGTTCCTGACCGCCGGCCCCGACGCCACGGTGCGCAACGTGTGGGTTCAGGACGGTTGCCCCGGCTTGGCCGTCGACCACATGGGTCTGACCACCCACCCGCGCTCCTTGTGGCTGATCCACACCGCTCTCGACCCAGACCATGCCGACACGAACCCTGCACCCTGCCCCTGA
- a CDS encoding alpha/beta hydrolase family protein, with amino-acid sequence MRNPVTQLRRNSRLLVAAAVAGLAVALAPAATSSADPILDRAIAAPDGSYLVSLVRGEGREATAEVYSAAMDKNIGLKLLIAPGDEPRPTVYVLDGVGGAGEENGLLSWGDAASFYKTKDVNVVATLGGDSSYYTDWQRDDPELGRNKWTTFLTDELPPIVDSALNTTGKNAIVGVSMSATSVLALSIQKPDLYEGVASFSGCAQTSDPLGRAYVYITVSNFGGNPVNMWGEPDDPAWQANDPYVHAAGLRGTALYISTGSGLPGEHDNLEAPNVDGKTSQLVAQLTAGGVIEAATNQCTHNLRGRLDALGIPATYNFKDKGTHSWDYWRDDVHDSWPVLYESIR; translated from the coding sequence ATGAGAAACCCCGTCACACAGCTCCGCCGGAATTCCCGTCTGCTCGTCGCTGCGGCAGTCGCGGGATTAGCGGTGGCGTTGGCGCCTGCCGCCACGTCCTCCGCCGACCCCATCCTCGACCGCGCGATCGCGGCGCCCGACGGCTCCTATCTCGTGAGTCTTGTACGCGGAGAAGGACGCGAGGCCACCGCCGAGGTGTACTCCGCCGCGATGGACAAGAATATCGGGCTCAAGTTGCTGATCGCGCCCGGAGACGAGCCGCGACCGACCGTGTATGTGCTCGACGGGGTCGGTGGGGCCGGCGAGGAGAACGGCCTGCTCAGCTGGGGCGATGCAGCGTCGTTCTACAAGACGAAAGACGTCAACGTCGTCGCCACGCTCGGTGGAGACTCGAGCTACTACACCGATTGGCAGCGCGACGATCCCGAACTCGGGCGCAACAAGTGGACCACCTTCCTCACCGACGAACTCCCACCCATCGTCGACTCGGCCCTGAACACCACAGGCAAGAACGCGATCGTGGGTGTCTCGATGTCCGCCACCTCGGTGCTCGCGCTGTCCATCCAGAAACCCGACCTCTATGAAGGCGTGGCCTCGTTCAGCGGCTGCGCACAGACCAGCGATCCTCTCGGGCGTGCGTACGTCTACATCACGGTGTCGAACTTCGGTGGCAACCCCGTCAACATGTGGGGTGAGCCGGACGACCCCGCCTGGCAGGCGAACGATCCGTATGTCCACGCCGCGGGGCTGCGTGGGACCGCGCTGTACATCTCCACCGGCTCAGGACTGCCGGGTGAGCACGACAACCTCGAGGCCCCCAACGTCGACGGCAAAACCAGCCAGCTGGTGGCGCAATTGACTGCCGGCGGGGTGATCGAAGCCGCGACGAATCAGTGCACTCACAACTTGCGGGGCCGGCTCGACGCGCTCGGAATCCCGGCCACCTACAACTTCAAGGACAAGGGAACGCATTCCTGGGACTACTGGCGCGACGACGTGCACGACTCGTGGCCGGTGCTCTATGAGTCGATTCGCTGA